In Gigantopelta aegis isolate Gae_Host chromosome 14, Gae_host_genome, whole genome shotgun sequence, the following proteins share a genomic window:
- the LOC121389480 gene encoding polyamine-modulated factor 1-binding protein 1-like has translation MSTSSVEVKNQPENINEITEDDLSLETDFEKLKSKLKEFLEQQRDAKKSTHKKTGSHTSDQKPPDEVEQKVISLVKDFEKELDANKKEIEEMGAKYKQLQQMQEDLFADYCMHEKSGLAKQESDASVRDKARIKFQNEENAEMLNRLKDDLELANRRLENERFNTFRALDALKKDLKTYRKERAPLIAELHSLEKIKENRIKQWMAENKNGSLVQLRLAQDAVDFIALLQKNRSLRAKVQDAEIELKDLATAFKILGAQKSARMKRLDKLNEQLQGESCDDGEFGLRTTTPCLNLTAAKSEELLSALNVTRRWHSGGKTLHRCRKITDLPKMVSQELEDEVEMAAEALKRLDLDDGVGGGPRTYKGSEDREIDGDGGSRGQLECCELTNRTPSSYPLGHMESAILTYKLGSRIAGQPSHIAAAESATALRKSSGLHATGSSHSTIEQATSRHRN, from the exons ATGAGTACATCTTCAGTCGAAGTGAAAAATCAGCcagaaaatataaatgaaattacCGAAGATGATCTGTCACTGGAAACAGATTTTGAAAAACTTAAG TCCAAACTGAAGGAGTTCTTAGAACAGCAGCGTGACGCTAAGAAGTCGACACATAAGAAAACAGGGTCTCACACCAGCGATCAGAAACCTCCCGATGAAGTCGAACAGAAGGTCATCAGCTTGGTCAAGGACTTCGAAAAGGAGCTTGACgcaaacaagaaagaaatagaAGAAATGGGCGCGAAGTATAAACAACTGCAGCAAATGCAGG AGGACCTTTTCGCTGATTATTGCATGCACGAAAAATCGGGCCTTGCCAAGCAGGAATCGGATGCCAGTGTCAGAGATAAGGCTAGAATCAAATTTCAGAATG AGGAGAATGCCGAGATGCTCAACAGACTGAAAGACGATCTTGAACTGGCCAACCGACGTCTGGAGAATGAAAGATTCAACACGTTCCGAGCACTG GATGCTTTAAAGAAGGACCTAAAGACGTACAGGAAGGAGAGAGCTCCACTGATCGCAGAGCTACACAGCCTGGAAAAGATTAAGGAAAATCGAATTAAACAGTGGATGGCAG aAAACAAGAACGGGAGTCTGGTACAGCTACGTCTAGCACAAGACGCTGTAGACTTCATCGCATTACTGCAGAAAAACCGCAGCCTCAGAGCAAAG GTCCAGGATGCCGAGATCGAACTGAAGGACCTCGCCACGGCGTTCAAGATTCTGGGAGCCCAGAAATCCGCCAGGATGAAGAGGCTGGACAAGCTCAACGAGCAGCTACAGGGGGAGAGCTGCGACGACGGCGAGTTCGGCCTGAGGACCACCACCCCGTGTTTGAACCTGACTGCCGCGAAATCCGAGGAGCTTCTGTCGGCGTTGAACGTTACTCGGAGGTGGCACAGCGGCGGCAAGACCCTGCACCGCTGCCGCAAGATCACGGACCTGCCCAAGATGGTGAGTCAGGAGCTGGAGGACGAAGTCGAGATGGCGGCGGAGGCCCTGAAGAGACTCGATCTTGACGACGGGGTCGGCGGCGGGCCGCGGACATACAAGGGCAGCGAAGATAGGGAGATTGACGGAGACGGCGGAAGCAGAGGGCAGCTCGAGTGCTGCGAACTGACCAATCGAACGCCGTCGTCGTACCCTCTCGGTCACATGGAGTCCGCCATTCTTACGT aCAAGCTTGGTTCGCGTATTGCCGGACAGCCCAGTCACATCGCCGCCGCCGAGAGCGCCACTGCGCTCAGAAAAAGCTCGGGATTACACGCAACCGGAAGTTCTCACAGCACCATTGAGCAAGCAACAAGTCGCCATAGAAACTGA